Within the Bacteroidales bacterium genome, the region CAGCATCAGATCTTCAACATCATCTCCTGCATCATACAACAGCCTTCTTATAGCGGCATCCGTTACTTCTTCATCCACCAGCGCCATTGGACGTAAATGCAGAGCCACCAGTTTTTGCACATATTTCATTTTCTCGTTCATAGGCAGGCGGAGCCTTCTGAATATCTCAGGAATCATTTTCCGGCCCACATGATCATGGCCATGAAAAGTCCAGCCATGCTCCCTGAAAAATCTTTTTGTCGGTGGCTTCCCAATATCATGCAATAATGCCGCCCACCGCAGCCAAAGTTTATCACTCATTTTACCAACATTCTCCACCACTTTTGCGGTGTGAAGGTAATTATCCTTGTGCTTCAGATCCTCCCTTACTTCAACTCCTTTCAAACGGGCAAGCTCCGGAAAAAACTCCTTCAAAAGACCCGTATTTTCCAGATGAATCAGCCCAACAGAAGGCCCGGGAGATAACAAGATTTTGTGCATCTCCTCTACAATGCGCTCATTGGAGACGATTTGTATGCGTTCAGCATGATCTGCAATGGCTTGATAGGTTTCATCCTCTATCCTGAAATTAAGCTGTGATGCAAACCTTACTGCCCGCATCATCCTTAACGGATCATCAGAAAAAGTCTGTCCGGGATCAAGTGGGGTACGAAGTGTTTTATGCTTCAGATCTTTGAGGCCTCCGAAAGGATCTACCAGTTCCCCGTAATGGTTTTTATTCAAACAAAGCGCCAATGCATTGATTGTGAAATCTCTTCTCTTCTGATCATCTTCCAGCGTACCGTTTTCAACGATGGGTTTTCTGCTGTCTTTTCGGTAAGACTCACTCCGCGCCCCTACAAATTCAACCTCAACATCCCTGTATTGTAACATAGCCGTGCCGAAGTTCTTGTAAACAGCAATATTTTTAATTTTTAATTCATGAGCCACTTTCCGGGCCAGTTCAATACCACTTCCAAGCACTACAATATCAATATCCTTTGAGTCGCGGCCCAGGAAAATATCCCGGACATACCCGCCTATTGCAAAAACGGAGAACGCATTGGGATCAACTAAGTCTGACACAACTTGAAATATAGGATGATTAAGACTTTTCTTCATATTTAGATATGACAATTTGTTCAAATTTTGTGTCAAAATTTCTTTACGTATTTGGACAAGGCAAAATAAATATTTTTTCAGAAAATATGAATTTAAACTGCATTATTCAAAACGAATCCCGCTGGTAAGCGGGATTCGTTTATGAATGATCCAGGCGAAAAACAAACCACTAAAATTTTGGTATAGGGTTTGCAATATTCATTACGAACATTTAAAAATATAAATTGTTAGATACCTAAATTGTTAATAGAAAAAACGAAAGTGTAAT harbors:
- a CDS encoding HD domain-containing protein, with translation MKKSLNHPIFQVVSDLVDPNAFSVFAIGGYVRDIFLGRDSKDIDIVVLGSGIELARKVAHELKIKNIAVYKNFGTAMLQYRDVEVEFVGARSESYRKDSRKPIVENGTLEDDQKRRDFTINALALCLNKNHYGELVDPFGGLKDLKHKTLRTPLDPGQTFSDDPLRMMRAVRFASQLNFRIEDETYQAIADHAERIQIVSNERIVEEMHKILLSPGPSVGLIHLENTGLLKEFFPELARLKGVEVREDLKHKDNYLHTAKVVENVGKMSDKLWLRWAALLHDIGKPPTKRFFREHGWTFHGHDHVGRKMIPEIFRRLRLPMNEKMKYVQKLVALHLRPMALVDEEVTDAAIRRLLYDAGDDVEDLMLLCEADITSKNEKKVRKFLSNFRRVRKKMKEIEEKDRIRNFQPPIKGETIMHAFGIKPGKHVGIIKNAIKDAILDGKISNNYNEAYRFMLEKGKELGLTPVNTENHRADAGEDRE